DNA from Acanthochromis polyacanthus isolate Apoly-LR-REF ecotype Palm Island chromosome 7, KAUST_Apoly_ChrSc, whole genome shotgun sequence:
ttaaccagttttgccAATTGGATTTTTATTAATTCAAGCACAATAGGCATTTTTTGTTCATCAAGGTCAGAAGTAACAGAAAATTCATAGATTTCTATCAAGTAAGGTAACAGAGACTGACTGCCTTTACTGTACCACTGACCATGTTTACTGTCGCGCATAGTCAAGCCCCCAGAGACCCACTCTAAGCCAGAAGAAACCCTGAAGGGGTTTGTGTAAAAATAACAAGAAGGCACTGAGGATATTGACACAACCAACTACTTACTTGCTCACACATGTGTATCTGTCagaaattaaaagttatttttttcaagcTCAATAAAAATAGCTTAtgcctgttttgtttcttttcttttccagagctCAACAAGAACCCCGTGGAGGGCTTTTCAGCTGGTCTCATAGATGACGACGACATATACAAATGGGAAGTTGTGATCATTGGCCCACAAGATACTCTTTTGTAAGTGAAAAGATATTTTGCTTTAGCTAAgatattaaaaacattaatgTTTAAGTTTTGTgatttctcatctgttcttttCTATCCTTTATTTCCACTGCAGTGAAGGAGGGTTTTTCAAAGCTTACCTAACCTTTCCCTATGATTACCCGCTACGGCCACCAAAGATGAAGTTCATCACTGAGATCTGGCACCCAAATGGTAAACGCATTCCTTCACATTCACTCTTTGATATTTACTTACTGAAAGTCTTTGTTGTCATCACTTGATCTGCACATGTTAAGATATTTCAATAGCTTTTTCGTAAATCAAGATTATTGGTTGAGTTGGAGTGTGACCCAGGCTTTGAGTTCAAACCTAATAAAAACTGGCTTCACTTTGTATTGAACACTGTTGAATTCATATTCTTGTTCTTCACAGTTGCAAAGAACGGGGATGTTTGCATTTCAATTCTGCATGAGCCAGGTGAAGATAAATTTGGCTATGAAAAGCCTGAGGAGCGCTGGCTTCCCATCCACACTGTAGAGACAATCATGATTAGTGTTATCTCCATGCTGGCAGACCCCAACAGCGATTCACCAGCTAATGTGGATGCTGCAGTGAGTTCCACTACTTATCCCATTCCCTTGACACCAGAAATCCTTTCTTCAATCTTGTAATCTCCGCAGTTCAACAAAATTGAGGCTGTGTTATTAAAATAATGTGGTGTTTCTCTCACAGAAAGAGTGGAGGGAGGATCCTAATGGTGAATTCAAGAGGAAGGTGGCTCGCTGTGTAAGAAAAAGTCAAGAGATGGCATTTGATTAGGAGTCAACTGTAAATTCCAGGGTGAGTAAACTGACTTGCTAGGTATGATTTATTTGTGAAATCTTGCATATGAAATTAATAATagttacacttttttttccagttaaagGAAATGCCTTCAGAGGGAAAATTTCAGCAAAAGGCTTTTGCACCCCTTGTTTTGCCAGTCAACGGAATTGGTTGGCTTCAACCACTTTTCTGTGAACGGTTGTCATTTTCCGCCAGATGAGCCAATTTGAAAATCCTACCAGCGAAATTAACCTGTTTCCTACCTGGAAttgtatatttaattttatttattttgaaaaattaatGATGTAAGATATGTCACTACTGTAAATTAACTTGCTTTTTTATCTGCTGCTGAACAGTTTCTACTTTATACCAGGTTTC
Protein-coding regions in this window:
- the LOC110956313 gene encoding ubiquitin-conjugating enzyme E2 G1-like encodes the protein MTEQSALLLRKQLAELNKNPVEGFSAGLIDDDDIYKWEVVIIGPQDTLFEGGFFKAYLTFPYDYPLRPPKMKFITEIWHPNVAKNGDVCISILHEPGEDKFGYEKPEERWLPIHTVETIMISVISMLADPNSDSPANVDAAKEWREDPNGEFKRKVARCVRKSQEMAFD